The Molothrus ater isolate BHLD 08-10-18 breed brown headed cowbird chromosome 17, BPBGC_Mater_1.1, whole genome shotgun sequence DNA segment GGCTTTGAAGAAAGGACGGCCACGAAAGGTGGGAGCTGTTCCAAAgaatgaggatgaggaggctgcagaagaagaagatgaTGATATTATGGATGCTGGTGCTATTGATGATCCTGAAGGTAGGACTCACCTCTCCACATCTTATGTATCTTAGTCTTTTCCCATCATCTTTTCTGATGTTTTGGGGCACTTGTCTGCAGAGGACAGTGACTACAACCCAGCTGAGGATGAGCCCCGGGGGCGACTGCCCAAGTATGGCTGCACTGTCGCCACCTCCAGCGAGGAGAGGCCACGCCGGCGCCCAGGGAGACCCCGCAAGCTGCTTCGTCTGGAGAATGTGTCTCAGGACTTGCCGGAaggtgagggagctgggaggcagcGGCCCTGTTCAGGGGTGAAGCAGGGGGTGGTTCTCCTGGAGCCACAGCGAGAAtgtgatggagctgtgctgtgttctgtgcagcaggaggggaggtgGAGCCCTTGgtgacatcccagagcacaCCAAGCCGGGAGCTGCAGAACTCAGAAGCAGCCAGTTCCTCCGGCCTGGAGAATGGGCCTGGTGAGAACCTGGCAGAGCCCGGTATCAGCCAGTCTGACTCTGAGAACAAGGACCCTTCTTCCAACACCGGTGCCGAGGATGCAGACGTCATCCCCCGGCGGCGCGGGCGGCCCTCCCGCCGTTTCCTGGGCAAGAAATACCGCAAGTACATGGGGCGCAGGTGAGGGGTGTGCTGGGCCCTCTggcctgtgcccagggctggtccAGCCCGTTtgccactgcagctctgagccctgctcctgttcctgcaggtATTACTACAAGTCCCCCAAGCCCCTGATGCGGCCCTACCTGTGTCGGATCTGCGGCTCACGGTTCCTCACACACGATGACCTGCGCTTCCACGTCAACTCACACGAGGCCAATGACCCACAGCTCTTCAAGTGTCTTCAGTGCAGCTACCGCTCCCGGCGCTGGTCCTCCCTCAAGGTGAGCTTTATCTGCCCTGCCTCAAACCCACAGGCTGCCCGGCAGCCCCAGGTCTCATGGCCCTGGTCTGCCTCTTACAGGAGCACATGTTCAACCATGTGGGCAGCAAGCCCTACAAGTGCGAGGAGTGCAATTACACCAGCGTGTACAAGAAGGATGTCATTCGACACTCTACAgtgcacagcagggacaggtgagggcagcACAGTCCTGGGGACTGAACAGCACTGACACTGTTCTTCCTATCCTGGGAGGGTGGCCATGGCTGCCCCGTCCCCTGACCCTTTCCAAAATGGAGAGTTTTGGTGTCTGGGTATAAGGAAGCTGGTCTTGGGGTGTGGCTGACACAAGGGGCTTTTCTTACTTTTCAGGAAGAAGAGAGCTGATCCGGTGAGTTTGAATACTCTGTTGACTTGAATCTCAGCACGTTATATGGGAAGAGGCACATATGGGTCTTCACAAAATCTCAGTGCCTTGTTGGGGGCATTGTTTCTGGATCTCCTGAGAAAAGGCAACCCAGGTCATCCAGTGGGGAGAGAGTAAAGAAACTGGTGAGCTCATCCAGGTGATCTCATCTTTATGCTCTCCATCCAGCCACCAAAGCTGAACTCCTTCCCGTGCCCTGTCTGCAACCGTGTTTACCCCATGCAGAAGAGGCTTACGCAGCACATGAAGACGCACAGTACAGAGAAACCACACATGTGTGATAAGGTAAGGGGgggcagcctggagaggggctggcagcaggtgaGGAAGAGCGGGGGGTGAGTGCTGCTTCACTTTGTTTCACCAGTGCGGGAAGTCCTTTAAGAAGCGTTACACCTTCAAGATGCACCTGCTAACACACATCCAGGCCATTGCCAACCGCAGGTAGGAGCCCGGTGTGCCTGGGCAGAGCCTGTGTCCTGCTCCCCTCAGAAGGTGTCACAGGTGGCTTTGTCCTGGCAGGTTCAAGTGTGAGTTCTGTGACTATGTCTGCGAGGACAAGAAGGTCCTGCTGAACCACCAGCTGTCACATATGAATGACAAGCCCTACAAGTGCAGCGTCTGCAAATATTCCACCTTCCGGGAGGACTTCCTGGTCTCGCACATGGCAGTCAAGCACACAGGTGAGAGAACTTGTTTGACTGATGCCCTGCACCCCCTTCTCCCAGAGACAGTCAGAGtctgcctgctctccctcccatcccctGGGACCTCCTGCCTGACTCCCCCTCCCgggccctgcaggagggaagcCGTTCGCTTGCGAGTTCTGCCACTTCACCACCAAGCACAAGAAGAACCTGCGCCTGCACGTGCAGTGCCGCCATGCCGACTCCTTCGAGGAGTGGGCACAGAGGCACCCTGAGGAGCCgccctgccgccgccgccccttCTTCACCCTGCAGCAGATCGaggagctgaagcagcagcacagccaggtgcaGGCACCGGCTGAGCCAGAGGCCAGCCCACCGGTGAGTGCCAGGCCTcgtcccagctcctcctggtgcTCGCTGCCCACTGCGCTGTCAGCACTCTCTCTCACACAGGCACCTCTCGGCCCCATCACTTGCCACACGGTCCAGGCTGTTGCAGGTGCAGAGCCCTCTGTTCTCTCGCAAGGTTCCCTGGAAGGGGCCACCATCATCTATGAACAAGGCAAGTGAGCACTTGGGAAGAGGGTGGGATGAGGAAGGAGGTAGATGAGCTCCTGCCTGACCCTTCCTATCTGACTCCTCCAGATGTGGCTGgatcagcagagctggccaCGCAGACGGCCCTGGATCTCCTGCTGAACATGAGCACCCAGCGGGAGCTGGCCACCAGCTCGCTGCAGGTAGGCAGAGTCAAGGGGAGCCAGgcctgctgggggctggcacaAGGAAGCTTCCCAGCCCTGTTCTGCTGCAGGGGTGTCTCGCAGAGCCTTGCCCCCTTGGCTGAGCTGCTGTATTATACAGGTGGCAGTGGTGAAGCCAGATGATCCAGGAGAAGCACCAGCCCCCTgtgagctgcaggcacaggaggaggaggaggcaaaggTGGATTctaaggagcagcagcaaaagctggtgatgctgcacatggcagagcctgggcagaCACTTGTGCAGGAGGCTTATGGGGAAGCGAGCCTGAgtggctcagagctgcagcagatcACCATCCCCTTCAGTGGAGCAGCAGAGTACAGCATCATTGCACCCATCAGTGAGGAGATCCAGGCTCCTGCCACGCTGTACAGGTCAGCTGTATGGGAGGAGTGGGGAGAGGGAGGCACTTCTGGCTTCTAGTCGGGAGGCTTTAgtggtgaggaggaggaggcagacCATCCCTGACCTGGTGCTCTCCAGCAGTGAGGAGGAGAGTCCTGTGGAGACCTCCCACACAGTTGTGGTGAGCGGAGCTGTGATGACAGAGGAGGCACTGAAGGACCATAGCAATCACTACATCATGTCATCCAGTGTCCCAGGGAGCCAGTTCCAGGCCATGGAGGTAAGGATCTGAGCCTTCTCCCCATCCcgagcagctgtggcagcagatgTGACTGGTGTTTCTCTTGCAGCCCCTCAGCGGGGATGCTGCCTTTTCCTCACCTGCGGAGGGCCAGGAGGCAGAGCCTGCCGGCATCAAGTGGCCCGTGGTGCAGTGTGTCACCAGTCTGGCTCAGAGCGACTCGTCTTTGTCCCCAGCATCCGAGGGGCACGAAGTGTCGTCCCCAAAGATCAAGTGGCCTGCACTCCAAGGCATGGCCAAGAAGCTCACATGCAAGGTTTCCACAGCCAAGAAGCTCTCATGCAAGATTTCCACGGCCAAAAAGTTTTCATGCAAGATTTGCACAGCCATGTTCACAGGGAGAGCGGAGATGGAGAGTCACAAGAGAGCCCACATTGGGCCCAGCACTTTCAAGTGTCCCGACTGTCCCTTCACTGCCACTCTCTGGCCAGAGGTCCGGGTAAGTTTcctggtgcagagcagccctgggaacaaGGGGTTTGGAGAAGCAGGGGTATCTGACCCAGCACTTGTCCTTCTGCCCCAGAGCCACATGGTTCAACATGCCAACCTCCGGCCACACAAGTGCCCCCACTGCAGCTTTGCCTCCAAGAACAAGAAGGACCTGCGCAGGCACATGCTGACCCACACCAATGAGAAGCCCTTCGCCTGCCAGGTCTGTGGGCAGAGGTGAGTGGTGGAGCTGGGCTGATACTGCTTTGAGGGATCCCACAGAGCTCCACAAGGCTCAAGAGGAGATAGAGTCTTGGCAGAGCTGTCTGCCCCAAACCTTCCCCAGCATCAGCCCATTAGAGGGGACAGTGCCCTTGGGAATggttcctgctgcaggtggaCCCAACTTTGTCTCCAAAGAACCTCTGCATAGGAGGGTTCAGTCCCTGGGCACTGATGGGAACatgctgggagaggggacaggcCATGTTGTAGGATGTGCTTATGGGGCCCGTGTCCTGCTGAGAGCACAGGatcctgtgctgcctgtggcacaCTCCACCTCACTCTGCCTCTCCATAGGTTCAACCGTAATGGGCACCTCAAGTTCCACACACAGCGTTTGCACAGCTCAGAGGGCAAAAggccagggccagctgctgcccagcagacCATCATCCTGAACAGCAATGAGGACACCCTAGCCACCCTACACAGTAAGACATGTCCCCGGGACCGGGGCTGACCTGTGGGTATTCTACATTCAGAGCCCCATGCAGGATTCACCCAGCTTGTGGGTCAGGCAGGGCTGAAGGGCCAGGAGGACCCTCCTGCAGTTGGGATTGCTAATGGAGACAGAGACCaaggggctgggcacagggaactGTGCAGAATGAAGGGGGCCTCTGTTCCCTCCAGACAGGTCCTGGTAGATCAGTACATGTGGGAGCAGCTCACACTGGAAGCAGAGTTGAGGTTCTGATATGGAGGGTGTGTTCTGCCCCTGGTTGTTTAGCTCTGACcttgtgtgagcacagcccagagacTGCCTCGTGCTTTTCACTGGGGCAGGTGTCAGGCAGTGGCCACAGGGGAGCGAGGCCATTGGtagccctggcagtgtccccagcagcatccccaccaGTTCCCTCTCTGtgttgcagcagctctgcaggctggccAGGCCGTGCTGGCTCCTGAGCGGCTGCAGcaggccctggggcaggagcacatcCTTGTTGCACAGGAGCAGAGTGTCACCAGCCAGGTGAGTTGGGTCCCTTGGCCTCAGCTCATGTGTGGCTGCTCCTCACAGTGGAGGCTTCCTGGGGGGCTGTGGTCAGGTCCAGCCCCCCTAACCACATTGGGAATTtgctgacactgcaggaggaggcagcctACATCCAGGAGATCACGACTGCTGACGGACAGACAGTACAGCACTTAGTGACTGCTGACAACCAGGTGAGGGGACATGGCCCACGGATGGGAGACTCTAGTgggaagagctggcagcagtgggagagagcagggctccacaggcagagctgaaggCACTGGGGTGGTAGAAAGAGGCACAGGAGATAGACCAGATCCAGCTGTTGTGATGGGGGGTGGGAAGTGGTGACATTTTTTCTAGGTCTGAATTCCCATGTTTGCAGGTTCAGTACATTATTGCCCAGGAAGGTGTCCCACACTTGCTTCCCCAAGAGTATGTTGTTGTCCCGGAGGGACATCACATCCAGGTGAGCTTCAGACTATCTGCTCCTATCACATGGTGGGTGGGGCTCATGGGGTGTCATGTGTGAGGCTGGaccccctcctgctccctctcgCTTACTCTGGGTCACAGCATTGTTGGGGGCCTGGACACCCTCAGACCCTACCACAGCCTCACTGTTTGTCCCCAGGTACAGGATGGTCAGATCACCCACATCCAGTATGAGCAGGGTGGCCAGTTCCTCCCGGAGTCACAGGTAAGGAGCCAGGCctggtggcaggagctggagggtcTGAGCCTGCAGGTGGACAGGGATATGTGAAATAGGGGGAGCTCATGGCTCGTGCCTGAGTGCAGCAGCCATGGttagagcagctccaggaggaatCCTCCCCTCAGGCATTCCCTGTTCTCCCCTCTGTAGATCCAGTACATGCCTGTGTCACCGGAGCAGCAGCTTGTcacccaggcacagctggaagcagcagcacactcGGCTGTCTCAGGTActagcacagccctgtgccagaAGGGTCTGTCCTCCCAGGTTTAGGAGGGTGCCAGTCCTGTTGGGGTTGGCAGCAAGTTGTGCAGCAGTCTTCggtgggagggctgggaagaCCAGGCTCGATCACTGTTTTGCTGCCAGCCATGGTGTCCAAGGATatttgctgctccctgcctgtcaGTTGTGGAAcaggggaaagcagagctgggctccctgctggagccccaCACGGGCAGGGTGGCCTTTTGTCCCTTcccagggacaggtgaggaaCATGGAGGGGGAGCCCTGAGTAGGCAGTGGCTCCCCCTGCCCTCGATGGGAGGCAGCACTGAcccccctcccctgcagcagtgGCGGATGCGGCCATGGCCCAGGCCCAGGGCGTCTTCACCAccgaggcagcagcagagcagatgcagcagctgcagccaggcatcCACTACGATGTGATCACGCTGTCGGACTAGCAGTGCACCCTGCACCGtgcactggcagcagccaccCCAGCCAGCAGTTGCCTTATTGTGCCGGGGCTGCGAGGGACACAGCTGAGCCGTggtggcacagacacagccagggccaccCTGCCGCTCGGCCCTGTGCCATGGGGGTCCTGCACCTCCCCCCAGAGACTGCTCAGgagccacaggagcagccctTGTGTGGACAGTCTCTTTGCCTGTTGCACTGGATGGTCTGAAACCCCTTTTCCTGAACTGTCTGTGTGGGCAGGCATGGATCAGCGTCTGCTCAGCACATGGGGGTCCTGGGGAAGCCATAGGGCTGGGCACAACTGTGTGTGGTGCAGTGTCAGAGATGAGGtgtgtgcagccacagccactgctcccCGCAGCCATGGGGCCAGTGGTCCCAgtgtgccagcagccagccctccTGTGGTATCTCcagcctgcaggcaggcagcagcagggctttggaCTGGAGGGAACCCAAGGAGAAGGCGGCAGAAGATgctctatttttcttctgaagaggAATGGACTCTTGTGTTAATCCGCTGGTGGTTGTTGGAGGATTCAGCTGTGACATTCTCAAGCTTTGACTATGCTTATGAATAAAAAGGGATGGAGAGCCATGTGTGTGCCTGCTTGGGGGTCCAGGGGCCAGGGATGTGATAGCCCAGCCTCAGCATGGCCCTGGAGCTGAGGCCCTCAGcactgtgcccagcactgtgctgtgccacTGGCTGCTGGCAGACACTCCGGGCTATCAGCTGCCTCCCGCCCGAGTGACCTTGACTCCTGAGCAGCGAGccaggcagctgggacagcggtgggctgggggctggagtCATGAAATTAATCGAGTGGTAAACAGCCTAAATCCCGTGTAACTCTGTCCCGAGCCACACACCACCCTCCTGAGCGGCTTGTCTGGGCCTATTTACATGTGATTATAACAGCTAATCGCAGAGATTTAGTTCTCTGCTCCTGCATTAAACTGATTATCCACGGAGGGGGAAAAGGCCAGGAACCACCCTGGCTCAGTGAGAGCCCCTGTGAAGCCTGAGCCCCTCGGGGACAGGGTGATCTCTgtggggctctccctgccctcatGCATGGTAGGGTGATGACACCAGGGCTGCAAAACTGCCACGACATGGCTacctccacagctttttccttgggacCATCCCTAACCCCAGGCTGATTTAcctgcctagggttagggttacgCCTAGTGTTAgggtttttaaagcagaaagccctgagctccaggcacactgcagctgcaaaaggcatcccaaggtGAGCACAAAACTGCCACAACATGgctgcctccacagctttttccttgggacCATCCCTAACCCTAGGCTGATTTACCTGCCTAGGGTTGGACCACCAGGGCAGTGAGCAGTGGGTGGCCTCACACCTCCCCCGAGGTGGCTGCGGCTGatggggctgtcccagctgtggctctgtccCGCTGCCTTCACACCAGCCTTGCCTGTGCGTGGtgtgtggctgtgcctgcagggctgtggctcgGTTTGTGGCTCGGTCGGTTCCAGCTGTGTCCGCCTGCTGTGccggcggccggcggggccctccctctccagctgtgctgtgcagggtcAGGGTGCTGCGCGCAATCCGCAGGCGCTTTCCTAGATTACAGCCCCATTATCTAATCAAGCAGATCCACGGTGCTGATTAGGGCTGGACGAGTCCCGTGGGGACAAGGTTATGGGGCCACTGCAGGGCCAAGGCCAGGGCTggtcccagccagcagcaccagtgtCCTGGCTGGCTTGAGGCTTCCACACCTGTGGCTGCCCAGAGCACACCATCAGCCCActgtgggatggatgggaccagagctctggctgctgtaTGTTgggagctccaggtgctgctcaggctCTGGCCACGGGGTAGTGCAGGGGCATGGGACCTCTGAGTGCTGGCACCTCACCCTGGGACCTTCTGCTGTCACCAGGgcctgcagggatccagggatgtgGCCGGGCTCATTAGCACCGGTGACCTTCGCCTTCCTGTCCTGGCCAGCGCTAAGCGGGTTTGTTACATATTTAATATCCTGAGAGCGTTATTAGTCGGTATTTAATGACGGATACAACCTGTGGGATAATCCCAGTCTTAGTGGGGAGGCGtggtggcaggagcaggtggcTCAGGGGGTCGTGGGCTCTCGGGGCCCCTCACGCAGCTGCCCACCACTGCCCTGCCCAcccactgccctgctgtgccaacCACAGGAACCCCCCAGTGCCTTGCAGGGGTCCCCACTGTCcatggggctgcaggacccttCCCCTTTGtcactctgctgctgggaatccCGTGGCAggcatggcagtgctggggcttgGGTGAGGACCTGGCCAAGCTAGAGGACAAGCAGGATGGGGCAGCATGGGTTGCTGTCCTCCCACCAGGCTATAATTCTTccaccagcccctggccctCCAACCCACCCTTCCACTGCACAAGGGGCTctgccacccacagccccaggtCAGGGCTGCGGTCATGGAtgggacacagctcagcactgcGGTAAAGCCCCAGCTGGGGTGTGCGTTTGTGGCTCTGGGTGTCCTTGGGGCCCTCGGTGGGCCCcatgtgccagccccaggatgcCATTgtaccccatccctgggagctgcataggctgtgctgagctggggggCTGGGAAGGACCAGGGCTCTGGCTGGTGGCAGGCAGGCAAGGACGGTCCCTGCAAGTCCCTGCCCAACAGtagctggggaagggggggtATCAGGTGCcccagatcctgctgctgctctcgTGGGTGCTAATACCCCCTAATCAGCTGTCAGTCACTGCAGACCCCAGCAGCTATAAAAgacctgggagcagctccccgGCTCCTCTCCTGCAGTATGGCAGCACCTCGGGGTGAGAGGAGCCCAGGACAAGAGCTGGGGGGCTGTGTGGGGCCTTGGGGGACCCTGCGGGGGCCACCCCAAGCCCTACTGCCCTGCCCCTACcccttctcctgtccctgtcccgttTTGGCCGGGTACAGCCTCCTGCCACCCCCTCTCAGCCTCGTGACGCCCCTGGTAAGTGCCTTGCTGCAGCTCCGGGGGAGGAACAACGGGATGCGGGGCTTTCCTGGGACCAGGATGGGACTGTGTGGGGTGGTTGGAAACGGGGCTGGGAACCTGCTGTCCCGAggcccctgcccctccctggcaTTCCCCTgcccccacacacacacaccgtCCTGCACTTGGCACTTTGGGTGCGCATGGGAGAGGAAAACGGGGGATACAGCAGGATACAGGCAGGGtacagctctgccctcccccaCACACAAAGGGCCGAGCTCTgacatcccacagcccctctcctctGGCCGTCGTGCCCCTCTGTCCCACCCTGacacccctgtgcccctccaGGTCTCAGCACCCTTTGAGGTGCCGCTGGGGCTGCCCACAGAGCCGGGGCGGGCGAAGGCGGCGGCGACGCGGGAGAGCACCGGGGCACTGAAGGCTTGGCTGGCACGGCACCCCAGGAACCCCTATCCCAGCAAGGGGGAGAAGGTGATGCTGGCTGTGGTCAGCCGGATGAGCCTCACCCAGGTCTCCACCTGGTTTGCCAATGCCCGCCGGCGCCtcaagaaggagaaaaaggcgAGCTGGGCCACACAGAGCGCCTCAGATGGAGAGGACAGCGAGGGAGAGGGGGTCCCATCGGGTGCTGTCCCGATTCCCAGTTCCAGCCCCGTGCAGGATGGGTGTGGGGGCAGCCCCGAGGTGATGACAGGCCCTGGGCAGGACAAGCAGCCCCAGAAACCCAAGATCTGGAGTGTGGCAGAGATGCTGGAATCTTCACCCAGCAACAGCGAGTGTCTCCCTGGGGTGCCagtggtgctggagcaggtaTAGGACTGGGACAGTCATGTCCTGTCCCCAAGGGCATGACACGAGAGACAGCCATGggacccagcagctccctcaaCAAGGAGAGTGGGAGATGCGGGTGGGAGGAACACAAAACAGTAATAAATGTGACTCTGTCCTGGGTCTCCTGGTGTTGACTGTGTGCGGTGGGGATGCTGGTAGGGATGCTGGTAGGGGTGCTGGTAGGGATGCAGGGGTGCCAGCAGAGATGGTAGGGTAACTtcactgccagtgctgcagagagcagcccctgtggagcagggcaggtccAAGGCAGAGATTAAAAATAGACTTCGCTCTTcttaataaaagtaataaaatggttagCAGTATTAAATTAATCcttacaaaacaaaacccaaggaGGTTAAATAGAGACTGGAggctgtgcaaaaaaaaaaaacccacaatgaCTACAAAATAGCTGCAAAGACATCTTTACACACCAAAGAAACTCCTCCACTCCTCCCCTCTGGGACACAATGTCAGCGAACACGAGACTCACACATGAGAAAGAAACACAGATGCGATGGGAGCAGCCCCACGAGGAGCGTGGGCTCCACGGACAGAACTATTTACACTATGGACACGGAGCCGTGCTGGGGCCAGCCCGGCCGCAGGAGCCCCCGGGCTCTGCCCGTCCCTCTCCTGCCGGGGCCCCTCCGGCCGCAGCGCTTCCTCAGCTGGGATCAGAGTCCTGGCTTCTGCTCTTTGTCTGCTGTGCAGGAGGACAAGAGCTGAGGTCTGGCCCAAATGCTTGTAGGCTGCaatgagctcctgcagccattcCAGCCAGTGTGAGCACCCACATGGAAAAGACAGTGCTGTTCTGTGTGGGAAGGCACCAGGCACTGAGCTTCTCCCCATGGTCCAGGCGCAGCATGCTGTGGGTCAGAGGACATGTGTACCTCAAGGGACAATGCCCCAAGGAACCCAAATCCTGCCTGGCTCAGGCACAGGGTTTggctgtgcagggtcaggagtgGGGGAACCCAAAGACCTCCAGGCACAGGCACTGGCAGAGGCTGTAGACAATGCAGAGAAGGAGGGTGGAGGGCACAAGACTGACCAGGATGATGCCCAGGCTGTGGTGCTCGATGAGCAGGAGGTAGATGCCGAAGGGCAGGGAGCTGAAGTAGAGGAGGCAGAGGACG contains these protein-coding regions:
- the LOC118694688 gene encoding putative iroquois-class homeodomain protein irx-1, translating into MDGTQLSTAVSAPFEVPLGLPTEPGRAKAAATRESTGALKAWLARHPRNPYPSKGEKVMLAVVSRMSLTQVSTWFANARRRLKKEKKASWATQSASDGEDSEGEGVPSGAVPIPSSSPVQDGCGGSPEVMTGPGQDKQPQKPKIWSVAEMLESSPSNSECLPGVPVVLEQV